From the genome of Sphingobacterium kitahiroshimense, one region includes:
- a CDS encoding competence/damage-inducible protein A, whose amino-acid sequence MKAQIITIGDEILIGQIIDTNSAWIATQLQNNNISVTQILSISDKEEAIFNALSNSQDQADVVLITGGLGPTKDDITKQTATKYFDTFLQRDEEVLQHVTQFFEARGKEMLEINRQQADVLKGCTILFNQYGTAPGMLIKKGDTAYIFMPGVPFEMKHLMNTQVLPILCKQDNTTYLAQENIIVGGIGESYLAEKIADLESELPAHIKLAYLPTLAFVRLRLSGTGSHKDDITKETKEFASKLIDRLADHVIANHDTSIEKFLIQKFISHRLTLTTAESCTGGSLAAMITAVPGCSAMYVGGTVPYSNKLKQQLLDVREETLSQYGAVSEQTVIEMAQGAKYKFDTNYAVATSGIAGPTGGTPEKPVGTVWIAIAGEKETIARKFQFQNDRTINIERTRQLALFMLWQLLVKEHQIGIDL is encoded by the coding sequence ATGAAAGCACAAATTATAACCATAGGAGATGAAATCCTGATCGGTCAAATTATTGATACCAATTCAGCCTGGATAGCGACTCAGCTTCAAAACAATAATATTTCCGTAACACAGATTCTTTCGATCTCGGACAAAGAGGAAGCTATTTTCAATGCATTATCCAATAGTCAGGATCAGGCGGATGTTGTACTCATTACAGGGGGATTAGGTCCTACGAAAGATGATATAACCAAGCAAACTGCGACGAAGTATTTTGATACTTTCCTTCAACGCGATGAAGAGGTCTTACAGCATGTAACGCAATTTTTTGAAGCTCGTGGAAAAGAAATGCTGGAAATCAACAGACAGCAAGCGGATGTGTTAAAAGGATGTACTATCCTGTTCAATCAATACGGTACTGCTCCGGGTATGCTCATAAAAAAAGGTGATACCGCCTATATCTTTATGCCTGGTGTTCCATTTGAAATGAAGCATCTCATGAACACACAAGTATTACCCATACTTTGCAAACAAGATAACACAACCTATCTGGCTCAAGAGAATATTATCGTTGGAGGAATTGGTGAATCTTATCTCGCTGAAAAAATAGCGGATCTAGAATCTGAATTACCCGCACATATTAAACTCGCTTACTTGCCCACCCTTGCCTTTGTTAGGTTACGGCTATCTGGAACTGGCTCTCATAAAGACGACATTACAAAAGAAACAAAAGAATTCGCAAGTAAGCTGATCGACAGACTTGCTGATCATGTCATTGCAAATCATGACACCTCAATAGAAAAGTTTTTAATCCAGAAATTTATTAGTCACCGGTTAACGTTAACAACAGCAGAAAGCTGTACTGGAGGCAGTCTTGCCGCTATGATCACTGCGGTGCCTGGCTGTAGTGCGATGTATGTGGGTGGTACCGTTCCTTATTCGAATAAGCTAAAGCAACAGCTTTTGGATGTTCGAGAAGAAACGCTGAGTCAATACGGAGCCGTAAGTGAACAGACCGTTATTGAAATGGCTCAAGGTGCTAAATATAAGTTTGATACAAACTATGCAGTTGCAACCAGTGGAATTGCAGGGCCAACAGGAGGTACTCCTGAAAAGCCTGTAGGTACAGTTTGGATCGCAATTGCCGGTGAAAAAGAAACCATTGCCAGAAAGTTCCAATTTCAAAATGACAGAACGATAAATATCGAACGAACCAGACAATTAGCGCTTTTCATGCTTTGGCAATTACTTGTCAAAGAACATCAGATAGGCATTGATTTGTAA
- a CDS encoding dihydrolipoamide acetyltransferase family protein, translating into MALYKLLLPKMGESVSEATVTKWLKQPGDTISEDEAILEIATDKVDSDVPSPVKGILKEQLFSIDQVAQVGDIIAIIEIEGDQDGIESPTVDTQSVSEKNQDKIEVAPTTIQIEDKKIEIPGLNQIQPAIENHQSSIHNGIRFYSPLVKNIASHEGLSQQELDQVVGTGSEGRVTKEDILKYVTRKREQTGTDYTSTSAPQPVATVVPEKKEQYATTPVETAHTINSGGDEIIEMDRMRKIIADHMVKSVQTSPHVCSFVEADVTNLVNWRNKAKEVYKKRDGENITFTPIFIEAIAKALKDFPMVNISVNGNHIIKKKNINIGMAAALPNGNLIVPVIKNADQLSLVGLSKSVNDLANRSRANKLKPDDTQGGTFTFTNIGAFGNIMGTPIINQPQAAILAVGTIKKKPAVIETEHGDLIGIRQMMYLSLSYDHRVIDGALGGTFLKRVADYLENWDINREI; encoded by the coding sequence ATGGCATTATATAAATTATTACTTCCTAAAATGGGGGAAAGTGTATCTGAGGCTACTGTAACAAAATGGTTAAAACAACCAGGTGATACCATTAGTGAAGATGAAGCAATTTTAGAAATAGCAACTGATAAAGTCGATTCGGATGTACCTTCTCCAGTAAAAGGAATATTAAAAGAACAACTTTTTTCAATTGATCAAGTTGCACAAGTAGGTGATATAATTGCCATTATTGAGATCGAAGGTGACCAAGATGGAATAGAATCTCCAACAGTAGATACGCAATCAGTATCAGAGAAAAATCAAGACAAAATAGAAGTTGCTCCGACGACGATTCAGATTGAAGATAAAAAAATAGAAATACCAGGATTAAATCAGATTCAACCTGCTATTGAAAATCATCAGTCCAGCATTCATAATGGAATTAGATTCTATTCTCCTTTAGTCAAAAATATAGCTTCTCATGAAGGCCTAAGTCAACAAGAGTTAGATCAGGTGGTTGGAACAGGTTCTGAGGGACGTGTAACCAAAGAAGATATTTTAAAATATGTAACACGCAAAAGAGAGCAGACTGGTACTGATTATACTAGCACAAGTGCACCTCAACCAGTAGCAACTGTTGTTCCCGAGAAAAAAGAACAGTATGCTACAACTCCAGTTGAAACTGCTCATACTATAAATTCAGGCGGGGATGAAATCATCGAGATGGACCGTATGCGCAAGATCATCGCAGATCATATGGTGAAAAGTGTACAGACTTCACCACATGTATGCTCTTTTGTGGAAGCAGATGTTACTAATTTGGTCAACTGGCGCAATAAGGCGAAAGAGGTGTATAAAAAGAGAGATGGCGAAAATATCACCTTCACTCCTATTTTTATTGAAGCAATCGCTAAAGCGCTAAAAGATTTCCCTATGGTCAATATTTCTGTTAATGGGAATCATATTATCAAAAAGAAAAATATTAACATTGGAATGGCCGCCGCACTTCCAAATGGTAATCTAATTGTTCCTGTAATCAAAAATGCAGATCAATTAAGCTTAGTGGGACTTAGCAAATCTGTCAATGATCTGGCTAATCGCTCACGTGCTAACAAGTTAAAACCTGATGATACCCAAGGTGGGACATTTACCTTTACTAATATTGGTGCTTTTGGAAATATCATGGGTACCCCCATTATCAATCAGCCTCAAGCAGCTATTCTGGCCGTTGGTACTATTAAAAAGAAACCTGCTGTTATTGAAACAGAACATGGTGATCTAATTGGTATCAGACAGATGATGTATCTTTCGCTATCTTATGATCATCGTGTCATAGATGGGGCATTGGGAGGAACATTTTTGAAAAGAGTGGCCGATTATTTAGAGAACTGGGATATTAATCGCGAAATCTAA
- a CDS encoding MATE family efflux transporter, with protein sequence MLKRLKSYKPYYWSTFILAGPVVISQLGHTMVHMADSVIVGHFAGTVPLAAVSLVNAVFMVVMVIGLGIAYGITPLIAQENGRGNKEECAKLLSNSIWMNAIAGILLFCLVYFGSMLAIDHLDQDPAVVKEAKPYLLILSLSIFPLMIFSAFKQFAEGLGFTKQAMNITIWGNVLNIILAVIFVKGMFGIKPMGVSGVGYSTLIDRIMMMVVMLFYVMRSSYFQPYISKFKLWAVDLIRVRKILKIGAPVAMQYVFEIGAFAGASLIAGTIGAVEQASHQVAIQLAAMTYMMASGIAAAATIKTGNSFGNKNFFRLQRFAVSSYQLVLVFMTLTASLFAIFNNYLPFIFTQDMAVVTIAAHLLIIAGLFQLFDGTQVVGLGILRGMGDVNIPTIITFIAYWIIGLPSGYFMGVHLGMGVEGIWYGLTLGLLTSSVLLYWRYRIVIHKHLNA encoded by the coding sequence ATGTTGAAGCGATTAAAATCTTACAAGCCTTATTATTGGAGCACTTTTATACTGGCAGGACCAGTTGTGATCTCTCAACTTGGTCATACCATGGTACATATGGCAGACAGTGTCATTGTAGGGCATTTTGCAGGTACAGTTCCTTTGGCTGCGGTATCATTGGTCAATGCGGTCTTTATGGTCGTTATGGTTATTGGTTTGGGTATTGCTTACGGAATTACCCCATTAATTGCGCAGGAAAATGGACGTGGTAATAAAGAAGAATGTGCCAAGTTGCTTTCGAATAGTATTTGGATGAATGCCATAGCAGGGATACTCTTATTTTGCCTCGTATATTTTGGTTCTATGTTGGCTATTGATCATCTAGACCAAGATCCTGCGGTGGTAAAAGAGGCGAAGCCTTATTTACTTATTCTGAGTTTATCTATCTTTCCTTTGATGATTTTCAGTGCATTTAAGCAATTTGCTGAAGGTTTAGGTTTTACTAAACAAGCCATGAATATTACTATATGGGGCAATGTTCTCAACATTATCTTGGCTGTTATTTTTGTTAAAGGAATGTTTGGTATCAAACCTATGGGCGTCAGTGGGGTAGGATACAGTACGTTGATCGACCGTATTATGATGATGGTCGTCATGTTGTTCTATGTTATGAGATCTTCTTATTTTCAGCCTTATATCAGTAAATTTAAACTATGGGCTGTTGATCTTATCCGGGTTCGAAAAATTTTAAAAATAGGAGCACCTGTTGCCATGCAATATGTTTTTGAAATCGGCGCATTTGCAGGGGCCTCATTGATTGCTGGTACTATTGGTGCTGTTGAGCAAGCTTCACATCAGGTTGCTATTCAATTAGCTGCTATGACTTATATGATGGCAAGTGGAATTGCGGCGGCTGCAACTATTAAAACAGGGAATAGCTTTGGTAACAAAAACTTCTTTCGTTTACAGCGTTTTGCAGTTTCCTCTTATCAATTGGTTTTAGTATTTATGACACTGACGGCTTCACTTTTTGCTATCTTTAATAACTATCTTCCTTTTATTTTTACACAGGACATGGCAGTCGTTACTATTGCAGCTCATTTGTTGATTATAGCTGGATTATTTCAGCTTTTTGATGGAACTCAGGTTGTAGGTTTAGGCATATTAAGAGGTATGGGGGATGTCAATATCCCGACAATAATCACTTTTATTGCCTATTGGATTATTGGATTGCCAAGTGGATATTTTATGGGAGTTCATTTAGGAATGGGCGTAGAAGGAATCTGGTATGGTTTAACTTTGGGCTTGCTCACATCGTCTGTTTTATTATACTGGCGTTACCGTATTGTAATTCATAAACATTTGAATGCTTAG
- a CDS encoding twin-arginine translocase TatA/TatE family subunit, with product MYSQIFAFLNIGTSEMMLILVIALLLFGGKKLPELARGLGRGIREFKDASEGIKREISDQINNFEKDIDLKIEENPLAEAQAAEQKVKEEAEAENKEESEKKTPQFTAPEGTMQYSRQPEYGEEPNHFQYGYNDHFADNGQTEATEDNTTESIEKTAVDPAKKAEEPSKEA from the coding sequence ATGTACAGTCAAATATTTGCATTTCTTAACATAGGAACATCAGAAATGATGTTGATTCTGGTTATCGCTCTTTTATTATTTGGGGGTAAAAAACTTCCTGAATTGGCAAGAGGTCTAGGGCGTGGGATCAGAGAGTTTAAAGATGCTTCAGAAGGTATCAAAAGAGAAATTTCCGATCAAATTAATAATTTCGAAAAAGACATTGATTTAAAAATAGAGGAAAATCCTTTGGCAGAAGCTCAAGCAGCAGAACAAAAAGTAAAAGAAGAAGCTGAAGCTGAAAACAAAGAAGAATCCGAAAAGAAGACGCCTCAGTTTACAGCACCTGAAGGTACTATGCAGTATAGCCGTCAGCCTGAATATGGTGAAGAGCCAAATCATTTTCAATATGGTTACAACGATCATTTTGCAGATAACGGACAAACAGAGGCAACTGAGGATAATACAACTGAATCTATTGAAAAAACAGCAGTTGATCCAGCTAAAAAAGCAGAAGAACCTTCTAAAGAAGCATAA
- a CDS encoding Tex family protein: MTHEIIVSKELAISEKQVQTTIGLLDEGATVPFISRYRKEMTGSLDEVQITTIRDRIQQLRDLDKRREAILKSISDQGKLTPELALKIQNVETMANLEDIYLPYKPKRKTRASMAREKGLQPLADLLLAQERTDFTDLAASLIDEEKGVNSIDEALSGARDIIAETIAENAEVRDKARKIFVGKGQFVSRVVPGKEEAALKYKDYYEWSESLKNAPSHRVLAMRRGEKEEFLYLDIEVAEEEVIPAIDHIYIKANNEAAAQVRLALTDSFKRLLKPSMETEIRVLTRQKADEEAIKVFADNVRQLLLAAPLGQKRILAIDPGFRTGCKTVVLDQQGALLENTAIFPHSGAGGLAEATRTIPYLVKKYDIEAIAIGNGTAGRETEDFVRKLNLDQVTIVMVNESGASIYSASETARDEFPDQDITVRGAVSIGRRLMDPLAELVKIDPKSIGVGQYQHDVDQNKLQSSLDDTVMSCVNNVGVELNTASKQILAYVSGLGPALAQSIINYRKENGPFKSRRELKKVPRLGDKAFEQAAGFLRIRNAENPLDASAVHPERYKLVEQMAKDLKTSVHELLSNAELRKTIPLKNYISDEVGLPTLNDIIAELAKPGLDPREKFEAFAFTDGVNAVSDLRVGMKLPGIITNITNFGAFVDIGVHQDGLVHLSQLSNRFISDPHEVVKVQQHVEVTVTEIDEKRNRIGLSMKTNDATSSPKQKREPKSFHNKERKEKEPENDMASKLAALASRFK, translated from the coding sequence ATGACACACGAAATTATAGTTTCGAAGGAATTAGCGATTAGCGAAAAACAAGTACAAACAACAATCGGATTATTAGATGAAGGTGCTACTGTACCCTTTATCTCACGTTATAGAAAAGAGATGACGGGCAGTCTAGATGAAGTACAAATTACGACCATCCGTGACCGTATTCAGCAATTACGTGACTTAGATAAAAGAAGAGAAGCCATCTTAAAATCCATCTCAGATCAAGGAAAATTAACTCCAGAACTAGCGTTAAAAATCCAGAATGTAGAGACGATGGCAAATCTAGAAGACATTTACCTTCCCTATAAGCCTAAGCGTAAAACACGTGCAAGTATGGCCAGAGAAAAGGGACTGCAACCGCTTGCTGACCTGCTATTAGCGCAGGAACGTACAGATTTCACCGATTTAGCGGCATCACTTATTGATGAAGAAAAAGGTGTTAACTCGATCGATGAGGCACTATCAGGTGCCCGCGATATTATTGCAGAGACTATTGCTGAAAATGCTGAAGTAAGAGATAAAGCGCGTAAAATATTTGTGGGCAAAGGTCAATTTGTATCTCGAGTAGTTCCAGGAAAAGAAGAAGCTGCATTAAAATATAAAGATTATTACGAATGGTCAGAATCATTAAAAAATGCACCTTCACATCGTGTCTTGGCCATGCGACGTGGTGAGAAAGAGGAATTTCTTTATTTAGATATCGAAGTTGCTGAAGAAGAAGTTATTCCTGCAATTGACCACATTTATATCAAAGCGAATAATGAAGCAGCTGCGCAAGTTCGCTTAGCCTTAACAGATAGCTTTAAGAGACTATTAAAACCTTCTATGGAAACTGAAATTCGAGTTTTGACACGTCAGAAAGCAGATGAAGAAGCAATCAAAGTATTTGCAGATAATGTACGTCAACTACTTTTGGCGGCCCCATTAGGACAGAAAAGAATTTTAGCAATCGATCCTGGATTTAGAACGGGTTGTAAAACTGTCGTTTTGGATCAGCAAGGTGCTTTACTAGAAAATACTGCTATATTTCCACATAGTGGTGCCGGAGGTCTAGCAGAAGCAACGCGTACTATACCTTACTTAGTAAAAAAATATGATATCGAAGCCATTGCTATCGGCAATGGTACAGCAGGTCGGGAAACAGAAGATTTCGTCCGTAAACTGAATCTAGATCAAGTTACTATTGTGATGGTTAATGAAAGTGGCGCTTCTATTTATTCTGCATCAGAAACTGCACGAGATGAATTCCCGGATCAGGATATCACGGTGCGTGGCGCTGTCTCTATTGGTCGCAGGTTGATGGATCCGTTAGCAGAGTTAGTGAAAATCGATCCAAAATCGATCGGTGTAGGACAATATCAACATGACGTTGATCAAAACAAATTACAGAGCTCACTAGACGATACAGTTATGAGCTGTGTGAATAATGTAGGTGTTGAATTAAATACCGCATCAAAACAAATTCTAGCTTACGTATCTGGTTTAGGTCCTGCTTTGGCACAATCAATCATCAATTACAGAAAAGAAAACGGACCTTTCAAATCACGTCGTGAATTGAAGAAAGTACCTAGGTTGGGAGATAAAGCTTTTGAACAGGCCGCCGGATTTTTACGAATCCGCAATGCTGAAAATCCTTTAGATGCATCAGCAGTACATCCTGAACGCTATAAATTAGTCGAGCAAATGGCTAAAGATCTTAAAACAAGTGTTCATGAGCTGTTGAGTAATGCCGAACTAAGGAAAACAATACCACTAAAAAATTATATTTCAGATGAAGTTGGTCTTCCGACACTGAATGATATTATCGCCGAATTGGCAAAACCAGGACTGGATCCACGTGAAAAATTCGAAGCTTTCGCTTTTACTGATGGTGTAAATGCAGTATCGGATTTAAGGGTAGGAATGAAATTACCTGGTATCATCACTAATATTACCAATTTTGGTGCTTTCGTTGATATTGGCGTTCACCAAGATGGACTGGTACATTTGAGCCAACTGTCGAACCGTTTTATTTCTGATCCGCACGAAGTAGTAAAAGTACAACAACATGTAGAGGTTACAGTAACCGAAATTGATGAGAAAAGAAATCGTATCGGCCTTTCTATGAAAACAAATGACGCAACCTCATCACCAAAACAGAAGCGTGAGCCAAAAAGTTTTCACAACAAAGAGCGAAAAGAAAAAGAACCTGAGAATGATATGGCTTCAAAATTAGCCGCATTAGCAAGCAGATTTAAATAA
- a CDS encoding RagB/SusD family nutrient uptake outer membrane protein, with product MKTIKLFYIPISALLFTGLFASCNDDFVNTKPLAEVPKELVWTDAGLAQAFVNDLYNGFGQGGFNEQMLASLTDESMFTHPGRGINTITESRSNPADQGWIVDSYEYGNMYKRIRATNIAIENLITPKFNNEALAKQMLGEAYFLRAYYYQQLLRFYGAIPLITKIYTLEDTDYTAARNTYEECVNFIVKDCEQAATLLSGVAKVDGRTSEAAALALKARVLLYAASDLHDVPTAKTKSSTISAYANPELLGYVSGNRTERWQKAKAAAKAVLDKAEFAYKLDLSKKETPADGRANYIALAMAGNSKIADADAKRDLILGRFFNDLKDEGGAYVGRNNGPNGYHNWAGNSPTQLLVDDYETLSGEKFNWNNSVHTDSIYNNRDPRLGASILYDGATWKPRTDDVKKRDPANQIQTGQYEVINDKGAKVIQYGLDTRNSPVEDWNGSYTGYYMRKFVDADPRIVDQNTRQRVPWPVLRYTEVVLNYAEACLELGEDAEARTWLNKIRFRSGMPGIDNDESGQKLKDRYRNERRVELAYEEHRFFDTRRWMNAKETIGRQVTLINIFGTLKAGKLVSLYQYNTDNYSYSYKVNTIAPGIENRNWLDKMYFISIHRDEMNRNTKLIQNPGY from the coding sequence ATGAAAACAATAAAATTATTTTATATACCGATTTCTGCATTATTATTTACAGGATTATTTGCCAGCTGTAATGATGATTTTGTCAATACCAAACCATTGGCAGAGGTTCCAAAAGAGCTTGTATGGACAGATGCAGGACTCGCTCAGGCATTTGTAAATGATCTATATAATGGATTTGGACAGGGAGGTTTTAACGAACAGATGTTAGCCTCGTTGACAGACGAGTCGATGTTTACCCATCCGGGTAGAGGAATCAATACCATTACGGAGAGTAGGTCTAATCCAGCGGATCAGGGCTGGATTGTTGATTCATATGAGTATGGGAATATGTACAAGCGTATCCGCGCGACTAATATTGCGATCGAAAATCTTATTACGCCAAAATTCAATAATGAAGCGCTAGCGAAACAGATGTTGGGAGAGGCTTATTTCTTAAGAGCCTATTACTATCAGCAACTTTTGCGTTTTTATGGTGCAATTCCATTGATTACCAAGATTTATACGCTTGAAGATACGGATTATACTGCTGCTCGAAATACGTATGAAGAATGCGTCAATTTCATTGTTAAAGATTGCGAACAGGCAGCTACTTTATTAAGCGGGGTGGCAAAAGTAGATGGTCGTACCAGTGAGGCGGCAGCTTTAGCTCTAAAAGCTCGTGTGTTACTATATGCAGCTTCCGATTTGCATGATGTACCAACGGCAAAGACCAAATCTTCAACTATATCAGCATATGCTAACCCAGAACTACTAGGTTATGTATCTGGAAATCGTACAGAGAGATGGCAAAAAGCTAAAGCAGCGGCAAAGGCTGTGCTGGATAAAGCAGAATTTGCATATAAGTTAGATTTATCTAAGAAAGAAACGCCAGCTGATGGACGTGCAAATTATATCGCTTTAGCGATGGCGGGTAATTCAAAAATTGCCGATGCTGATGCAAAACGGGATTTAATTTTAGGAAGATTCTTTAATGACTTGAAAGATGAAGGTGGGGCTTATGTAGGGCGTAACAATGGACCTAATGGCTATCATAACTGGGCAGGAAATAGTCCTACGCAATTACTGGTAGATGATTATGAGACCCTGTCCGGTGAAAAATTTAATTGGAATAATTCTGTTCACACAGACAGTATATATAACAATCGTGATCCTCGCCTTGGTGCTTCTATATTATATGACGGTGCTACTTGGAAACCAAGAACAGATGATGTTAAGAAGAGAGATCCTGCGAATCAAATCCAAACAGGTCAATATGAGGTAATCAATGATAAGGGAGCGAAAGTCATCCAGTATGGATTAGATACGCGTAATTCTCCGGTTGAAGATTGGAATGGAAGCTATACAGGTTATTATATGCGAAAATTTGTAGATGCGGACCCGAGAATTGTTGATCAGAATACCAGACAACGTGTGCCGTGGCCAGTACTCCGTTATACTGAAGTCGTACTGAATTATGCAGAAGCTTGTCTTGAATTGGGAGAGGATGCTGAAGCACGTACTTGGCTCAATAAAATTAGGTTCAGATCCGGAATGCCTGGAATTGATAACGATGAATCTGGACAAAAATTAAAAGATCGGTACCGTAATGAAAGACGTGTTGAATTGGCTTATGAGGAACACCGCTTCTTTGATACACGCCGTTGGATGAATGCCAAGGAAACGATAGGGAGACAAGTTACTTTAATTAATATTTTTGGGACTTTAAAAGCGGGTAAGCTTGTGAGTCTTTACCAATATAATACAGACAATTATAGCTACTCCTATAAAGTGAATACAATTGCACCTGGGATAGAAAATAGAAATTGGTTGGATAAAATGTATTTCATATCCATTCACCGAGATGAAATGAATAGAAATACCAAGTTGATTCAAAACCCGGGTTACTAG